Genomic DNA from Anguilla anguilla isolate fAngAng1 chromosome 17, fAngAng1.pri, whole genome shotgun sequence:
ACGAGCAGTCATATAGCGAGCTAGCTATGCAGTCCTGGGTAGCGGCAAGCTACCCAGCCTTCTAGTACAGTATGTCTCGtgttatttgtattgtatgctTACTATGTTAACATTGACAtcatgtgctgctgctgtttgtctTCCCTCAGTAATACTGCGATGTTATATATTTGTAATGGTTTCAAAAACGTTTGACGTTATCTTTGTTGCTAACCGGCTAGCTGTGGCATTAGCCTAGGGGTGTTCATGCATTTGGAGCACATTGTATTTTTTCGTGATGTAAAGCGATTGTGCAAGCTGTTAAGTCGTTGTTGTGTCAACacctgctttttctctctcgtaGTCAAGTGCTGTTACCATGTTCTGTAGAAGAGGTAAGTAGATATTCATTGCGTTTCTTTGGTCGCATTTTAGTTTCTAAATGACTGTGTAACGACCAGTAAAATGCCGGTTACCTGATAGGTTAcataacagaaatgttttgttcacaCAGCACTCTCTTAAGTAAGATGTAGCTGGCTAACGTTTGTGTTACAGCACTGAGCTGTTTTATGAGTGCATTGATAATGTGTGTACATTGAGAGCCATGACTCTACCAGGTAACCTCCTTTTTCCCCAGTACCAGGTTGGCCAGCTGTTCTCGGTGGCAGAAGCCAGTAAGAACAACAcaggaggtggggagggaatAGAGGTGCTTCGCAATGAGCCTTATGAGAAGGAGGGCGAGAAGGGCCAGTACACCCACAAAATCTACCACATACACAGGTTAGCTTGCTCCCATAAGATCTGCCTCAACATCTATCACATACACAGGTCAGCCTGCTCCCCCAACATCGGTCACATACACAGGTCAGCCTGCTCCCAAAAAATCTATCATATACACAGGTCAGCCTGCTTCCACAAGATCTGTCATATACACAGATCAGCCTGCTCCCACAACATCTATCATATACACAGGTCAGCCTGCTCCCACAACATCTATCATATACACAGATCAGTATGCTCCCACAACATCTGTCATATACACAGGTCAGCCTGCTCCCACAACATCTACCATATACACAGGTCAGCCTGCTCCCACAAAATCTATCATGTACACAGATCAGCCTGCTCCCGCAACATCTAACATATACACAGGTTCGCCTGCTCCCACAAGATCGATCATATACACAGATCAGCCTGCTCCCACAACATCTACCATATACACAGTTCATCCTGCTCCCACAACATCTACCATATACACAGGTCATCCTGCTCCCACAACATCTACCATATACACAGGTCATCCTGCTCCCACAACATCTACCATATATGCAGGTCACATGTACTATATATAATTGCTGTGTATGAATACCTGCCTATCAAATTGCCTGCCTGCTAGTATAATATGAAGTgtaagctttaaaaaatgtatcagttTTGTTAAGTGCttttttacagtgtttattattaattggttgtacattacattacatctacCATATACATAATATTTTGCCTACATTTTACCCTGCTTACTGTATGGCCTCCCATAATTAATTACCATAGTTATTACTACAGCTCATTTGCTTATTGGTGGgttattcttattttaaatatgtgtgaTTCATGTGTTACAGCTTTTcccttttgttctttttgcagTAAGGTGCCCAGTTTCATCCAGATGTTTGCACCAGAAGGAGCGCTGGTCTTCCACGAGAAGGCTTGGAATGCATATCCATATTGCCGCACGAGTCAGTATCTTGCTGTATTTATGTCTGTAATTACTGTTGCACTATGGCATTGTACTGCTACatttatgcatatatttaaCAGTATATTCTCTGTTCTGTGAATTTTTTCTCCCACATTTTTAGTTTTGAAATTGCCCATGCTGTAATATatgtttcaataaatatttcttcATAGTATAGTGTAGAAATGAACCGATTACTTGTTTTATGACCACAGTATTCAGCATCTGCCTCCAACCTACTGTACTGCTTGAATGTTCCCTGCTGACTGTCGGCTGCGATGCATTATGGGATTTGCGGTTTTGTACAGGTATTACAGTATGGTGAATAGtgtctgttctctttctctctcgcgcGCCTCCTTGGACCTTCGCTGACATTGGTGAATGCACAGTTGTGACGGTAAGTGTCACTTTAACACTGTTTCTGTCACATTTATGCCTTCTGAACTGATGCTGGCCCTCCTGTACCTGAGAAAGGTTGATAATGTCAGTGTTTTTGCTCTTTGCAGAATGAGTACATGAAGGATGACTTTTTCATTAAGATTGAAACTTGGCACAAGCCGGACATTGGAACAACTAACAATGTGAGTGTTGGcaatgagattgtgtgtgtgcctctgtgcatgcacatgtgtgtgtgtgtgtgtgtgtgtgtgtgtgcgcctgcctctatgcacgtgtgtgtgtgtgtagatgtgggttaggtgatgtgtgtttgttcgCTTGgtagaaatatttcatttctgagTCTCTTTTAGGGCTAATTTCATAAGAGCAGATATGGCGgagtgtgattggctgtcgtGCTCACGTTCTGCATATGCTGTGGATTCTGCTCTGGAATAatcccttcctcctctctccagccCCATGGTTTACCTCCTGAAGAGTGGGAGGAAGCAGAGGTGGTGCCCATAGATATTGCTGATCGATCGCAAGTTGATGATGTTGTAAGTTCACACAACACTTCTACAATAACCCGTTTATCAACTACACTTCAGTCTCTGTCAGGGAACTAGATTTTATAGTAGATGTAAAGGCAGCCATTTGACTGGTGATCTGTCTCCAATCGGTGTTCTCTGTCTACACCAGGACTACAAGCCAGAGGAAGACCCGGCTATCTTTCACTCCGAAAAGACGGGGAGGGGACCCTTGGGACCCGGCTGGAAGGTTTGCGTCACACCCCTCCTAAATCAGACCGCGTGTAGTCAAGTGCTGTTGCATTCCGAAATCACCCCTTAACCGCACTCACTGATAACGATGAAATGCAGCAGGGCTTGGCACAGCCCTGTAGAACCTTTTGCAGTCATTCTGCAGAATGTAAACGGTTTAGTGTGAAGACTAAGTGAATTATCTTTATTCTCTCTTTCCATGTAGAAGGAACtccactgtgactgtgtgtgaattATCTTTATTCTCTCTTTACATGTAGAAGGAACTCCACTGTGTGAATTATCTTTCTCTATTCTCTCTGTCCATACAGAAGGAGCTCTACAGCGGTAACTGTCCCTACATGACGGCCTATAAGCTGGTAACGGTTCATTTCCGCTGGTGGGGCCTTCAAGGAAGGGTGGAGAAATTCATTCACAAGGTGAAGACTAAAAACtagtttttaacaaaaaaattgtttgtcaTAAAACCTGTACTAGGATTAAGTCGCTTGTGTACCCAAAgttggttttgaaaaaaatcagttctgctaggagctaaaacaaaaaagactgaACCCCTGAGATGAATACTCATTAGTGCCGCTTGCAAAGGTTTCAGCATTGAGcagaatgacatcatcaggaTTTAACGTGAAAGCATGCATCTTAGATCAACAGAGATTATCATAACGCCGTGTGCGTCATCGCATAATCAATAGGGGTTAAAAGTCATAAGGTTTGAGGGGAAGTGTTTAGAATGAGCAGCAGACATGACTTGTTTTTCGGGTGTTTGTGCGTTAAAAGCCCCTCACACTCCTGTCCCCGTTTGATGTCAGCTTGTCGAGCGTCTTGAGATTCTTTAGGTTATCCAGATACTCTGCTCTGTAGTCTGAACTCGGACATTTAAAAAGTATCCCACTTTGATGCCTCTTGTATAAATTCAGTGGGAGGCAAGGCAAAGGACAGTATTGTGGAATGGACGTTATGTTCTAGAACAGGGCTGCCatagtcctgttcctggagatctaccatcctgtaggttttcatttcaaccctaatttggaacacttgattctactaattCACGGTTCGACGAGATCTctaactgttgaatgaggtgcgctttgttagagttggaatgaaaacctacaggacagtagatcttaaggaacagggctgggcagccctgtccTATAATATAGCAACTGGAGCTTCCATTGCTAAGAGGTAGAAAGGTCAGGAGGATTGTAGGATCGAGTGTCTGGTGGGGTCTGCAGAGTCTTTGTTTCCTGACGGTCTGGTCCTTTAGTGCTGCAGTaacacctcctctctcttccctggtCCCGGGTTCGAGCAGCAGGAGAAGAGGCTCTTCACCAACTTCCACAGGCAGCTGTTCTGCTGGCTGGACCGCTGGGTGGACCTCACTATGGAGGACATCCGGAgaatggaggaggagacgcagAAAGAGCTGGACCAGGTGTGGAACCCCGATATTGCCTTTCTTCAGCACCATTCACTgctacatcagccaatcagctatGCACTACGCATGCCACATGCTTCAGAGCAACGTGATTGGCAGTAGAGACCTTCTGCGATTCCTACTGTTTGCATTTCTGTGGGTTTTCAGTGCTTGTCTACAAGCCATTAGCGTAGCAGTGTAGCAGCgtacttcttgtacgtcgctttggataaaagcgtctgccaaatgaatgtaatgtgattAAGATTAAGTCAGTACCAACTctggccagcagccccacatTACAGCGCACGGTTGGCTCTAACGTCACCAAAGGAATGGGAGGGATTCAGTAGGTCGGCCCACGACCCTCTATTAGTCAACCAGGCACCCACAAGTGACGAGTCTTCCTCAGaatcatgtctgtgtgagcctgacctGGGAGCTGTGTGTGGTAAGAAGCAGGGACTGGCATCAATCAGGTGCTTCAGAGCAGAACGCATGCTTGTCTGTGCCAATGAGCACTGATACATTTATAACAGTCAGTCCAGATAGGGGAGAAAATGAAGAAGCATAAAAAATGTCTTCCATGCAGCTGGCTTGTTTCCATGGTGTTCCTCTTGTGATTAACCGTCATTTCCTCCCTCAGATGCGGAATCAGGGATCTGTTCGAGGGATGAAAGCAGGAGAAGACTAGATGTTGAGGGGAAATGGGACTGTTTGATCAACCATTATTTACCTCCCCAAGTCCCGCATACTGCC
This window encodes:
- the pitpnbl gene encoding phosphatidylinositol transfer protein, beta, like, translated to MVLIKEYQVLLPCSVEEYQVGQLFSVAEASKNNTGGGEGIEVLRNEPYEKEGEKGQYTHKIYHIHSKVPSFIQMFAPEGALVFHEKAWNAYPYCRTIVTNEYMKDDFFIKIETWHKPDIGTTNNPHGLPPEEWEEAEVVPIDIADRSQVDDVDYKPEEDPAIFHSEKTGRGPLGPGWKKELYSGNCPYMTAYKLVTVHFRWWGLQGRVEKFIHKQEKRLFTNFHRQLFCWLDRWVDLTMEDIRRMEEETQKELDQMRNQGSVRGMKAGED